A window of Zingiber officinale cultivar Zhangliang chromosome 5A, Zo_v1.1, whole genome shotgun sequence contains these coding sequences:
- the LOC121981993 gene encoding uncharacterized protein LOC121981993, producing MGVLGEGSRWCFCSGGGRSERMKDSIFSSKGLALASISVAGGGGGGAGTGFLIHRNLLLTTHARLPSAAVAEAAEIQLFRGCAVGRLVPQRFFITSSVLDLTIVGLDILDNDSTSQVQQPFHLKICCHPNLDLGNLVYLLGHTMKKELKIGEAKIVVATDNLIKLSTDGVPWCPGSAGFDVQGNLAFMICDPMKLASSPTRRSPPSSSTALSQKKDTSTQFGIPISVICNWLYQHWEGSLDEVSKPKLPAVQLMSTGLKTRRVSKVPEEVNEAITLSPPADRKYRHQLGPSCSSNSNAIFCPDEDLVMDLDCIHDQGIPTPEIFESPKLIPGPIQKKERATVQLLDINFPPKVSRSIVLPLPLKKLTDQNNVKEPTIAKRENKFSSDNASQVNVKPEYKLPPVGTWQDHCSDMHSSSSPEALNEWEHCSSEKQTMYSAETMESRNIPSAKETKLQQVGRSRSCVNYSRWSSTTTSASKAAMQKQHLASQPARKTRSQTSVSAQRIHEYYNPTVSSSMKKQNNSVNQRKLPQTAAHTSPKWNF from the exons ATGGGAGTTTTGGGGGAGGGTTCGAGGTGGTGCTTCTGCTCGGGCGGGGGGAGATCGGAGAGGATGAAGGACAGCATATTCTCGTCCAAAGGCCTCGCGCTCGCCTCCATCTCCGTCGCCGGAGGCGGGGGCGGCGGCGCAGGCACTGGTTTCCTCATCCACCGTAACCTCCTCCTCACAACGCATGCCCGTCTCCCTTCTGCTGCGGTGGCTGAGGCGGCCGAGATCCAACTCTTCCGTGGCTGCGCTGTTGGCCGCCTCGTCCCTCAGAG ATTTTTCATAACGAGCTCCGTTCTCGATCTTACTATAGTGGGACTTGATATACTGGATAACGATTCGACCTCACAGGTGCAACAACCCTTTCACTTGAAGATCTGCTGCCACCCGAATCTAGATTTGGGCAATTTGGTTTACCTATTAGGGCACACAATGAAAAAGGAGCTGAAGATTGGCGAAGCAAAAATAGTTGTAGCGACCGATAATCTCATAAAGTTGTCTACAGATGGTGTTCCATGGTGCCCTGGATCTGCTGGTTTTGATGTTCAAGGCAATTTAGCTTTCATGATATGTGATCCCATGAAACTTGCATCGTCTCCCACCAGAAGATCGCCTCCATCTTCTTCGACAGCTTTGTCACAGAAGAAGGATACTTCCACCCAATTCGGGATTCCCATTTCGGTCATATGCAATTGGTTGTATCAGCATTGGGAGGGCAGTTTGGATGAGGTTAGCAAGCCCAAGTTGCCTGCAGTTCAGTTGATGTCTACGGGACTGAAGACACGGCGTGTCTCCAAAGTACCTGAGGAGGTGAATGAGGCTATAACGCTATCCCCACCTGCAGACCGAAAATATAGACATCAACTTGGGCCAAGTTGCTCGTCAAACTCTAATGCTATATTTTGTCCTGACGAAGACCTGGTTATGGACTTGGATTGTATCCATGACCAGGGGATTCCTACTCCAGAGATTTTCGAATCGCCAAAACTAATTCCTGGACCGATTCAAAAGAAGGAACGAGCTACAGTGCAGCTCTTGGACATCAACTTCCCTCCCAAGGTCTCAAGGTCGATCGTTTTGCCTCTGCcacttaaaaaattaactgaCCAAAACAATGTCAAAGAGCCTACAATTGCAAAGAGAGAAAACAAGTTTTCATCGGACAATGCATCGCAAGTGAATGTTAAACCAGAATATAAGCTCCCACCTGTTGGTACCTGGCAAGATCACTGCAGTGACATGCACTCCTCTTCATCTCCAGAGGCATTGAACGAGTGGGAGCATTGTAGTAGCGAGAAGCAAACCATGTACTCGGCTGAGACAATGGAGAGTAGAAATATACCCAGTGCTAAAGAAACCAAGCTTCAACAGGTGGGCAGGAGCAGAAGCTGTGTCAACTACAGCAGATGGTCCTCAACGACAACATCAGCATCCAAAGCAGCCATGCAGAAGCAGCACCTTGCCTCGCAACCTGCAAGGAAGACACGGTCGCAAACATCAGTGTCGGCACAAAGGATCCATGAGTATTACAACCCAACCGTCTCATCGAGCATGAAGAAGCAGAACAATTCGGTGAATCAGAGGAAGCTGCCTCAAACTGCTGCTCATACGTCTCCAAAATGGAATTTTTGA